A window of the bacterium genome harbors these coding sequences:
- the ispD gene encoding 2-C-methyl-D-erythritol 4-phosphate cytidylyltransferase, whose protein sequence is MFKQKHITVIIPAAGVGQRMKSSSEGKSKQFLTLQDRPLIYYTLKKFEDSEYVDDIIIVCEEQWIPYVATDIVDTFEFTKVRKIVTGGAQRQDSVFNGLQAVERTDIVLVHDAVRPFISTEKINALIEECLTYEAVILAVQPKDTIKSQDHHQFVDKTLDRTELWNVQTPQAFHYGLLIEAFDEAKRKKFYGTDESTLVEAIGVKVKLLEGEYQNIKITTPEDLVIAEAILAQTK, encoded by the coding sequence ATGTTTAAACAAAAACACATTACAGTTATCATTCCGGCAGCCGGCGTCGGTCAACGAATGAAGTCTTCATCCGAAGGCAAATCCAAACAATTTCTGACACTTCAGGATCGACCGCTGATTTACTATACGCTTAAAAAGTTTGAGGATTCCGAGTACGTCGACGATATCATCATCGTTTGTGAAGAACAATGGATCCCCTATGTCGCCACCGACATAGTCGACACGTTTGAGTTTACCAAAGTCCGGAAAATAGTTACCGGCGGCGCTCAACGGCAGGATAGCGTATTTAATGGCCTCCAGGCGGTTGAACGTACCGATATCGTATTGGTACATGATGCCGTCCGTCCCTTCATTTCCACTGAAAAAATCAATGCGTTGATTGAAGAATGCCTGACTTACGAAGCTGTCATTCTTGCCGTTCAGCCGAAGGACACGATCAAATCGCAAGACCACCATCAATTTGTCGATAAAACACTCGATCGAACTGAATTATGGAATGTCCAAACACCCCAGGCCTTTCATTATGGCCTTCTGATAGAAGCTTTTGATGAAGCGAAGCGGAAAAAATTTTACGGGACGGACGAATCTACATTGGTTGAAGCTATCGGTGTCAAAGTAAAATTATTGGAAGGCGAATATCAAAATATTAAAATCACAACTCCGGAAGATTTGGTCATCGCCGAAGCGATTCTTGCACAAACTAAATAA
- a CDS encoding MBL fold metallo-hydrolase, whose product MRIGPYAVFPIETGDFALDGGAMFGVVPKNLWSKTNPADEQNRIDMTMRCLLLVHDNGRKILIDNGSGHKYNEKFAAIYRIDHSQLTLEKSLAALGFKPEDITDMVLTHLHFDHAGGSTKLDAAGNSVPAFPNARYYVQRKQFEWGQNASEKDRASFLKPDYMPLMEKGILNLVDNADNLFPNIRFFIANGHTPSQQLPIISDGQSTLFFCGDLIPMTPHVAIPYVMAYDIQPMLTIEDKKKILEQAVREKWFMFFEHDPKIACATVRQDPKGFTVDQIITFNV is encoded by the coding sequence ATGCGGATAGGGCCTTATGCCGTATTTCCTATTGAAACGGGAGATTTCGCGCTGGATGGTGGTGCAATGTTTGGTGTTGTTCCAAAAAATCTTTGGAGCAAAACCAATCCGGCCGACGAACAAAACCGTATCGATATGACGATGCGTTGTTTGCTTTTAGTGCATGATAATGGCCGAAAAATTCTCATCGATAACGGTTCAGGCCATAAGTATAATGAAAAATTTGCCGCCATTTATCGCATCGATCACAGCCAATTGACCTTAGAAAAATCTTTGGCAGCGCTCGGATTCAAGCCCGAAGACATTACTGACATGGTGCTCACCCATTTGCATTTTGATCACGCCGGCGGTTCGACTAAATTGGATGCGGCCGGCAATAGCGTCCCGGCTTTTCCAAATGCAAGATATTACGTTCAACGCAAACAATTCGAATGGGGCCAAAATGCCAGCGAAAAAGACCGCGCTAGTTTTCTCAAACCGGACTATATGCCACTTATGGAAAAAGGCATTCTAAATCTCGTTGACAATGCCGACAATCTTTTTCCAAACATTCGTTTTTTTATAGCAAACGGACATACGCCGTCTCAACAGTTGCCGATCATTTCTGACGGACAATCAACATTATTTTTCTGCGGTGATTTGATACCTATGACTCCGCATGTGGCTATTCCTTACGTCATGGCCTACGATATTCAGCCGATGCTTACAATCGAGGACAAGAAAAAGATCCTTGAACAGGCCGTCCGTGAAAAATGGTTTATGTTTTTCGAACACGATCCAAAAATAGCATGCGCTACCGTTCGCCAAGATCCAAAAGGCTTTACGGTCGACCAAATAATCACTTTTAATGTTTAA
- a CDS encoding DinB family protein translates to MFRKIDDFITQWQYEKDATSGVFKNLTDASLNQKVASDGRSIGRLAWHIVLSIGEMIGRTGLKDDGPPQDSAPPIHVTDIVSAFDHLAGSVSEQVKTNWSDEMLTHEVSMYGEKWTLGFVLEVLIRHQIHHRAQITVLMRQAGLKVPGVYGPSKEELSQFGMPAME, encoded by the coding sequence ATGTTCAGAAAAATTGATGATTTCATTACTCAGTGGCAATATGAAAAAGATGCCACTTCTGGAGTATTCAAAAATTTAACCGACGCTTCGCTCAATCAAAAAGTTGCATCGGATGGTCGTTCAATTGGTCGCTTGGCATGGCATATCGTGCTCTCAATTGGTGAAATGATCGGACGCACCGGTCTCAAAGACGACGGGCCTCCGCAAGACTCTGCACCACCTATCCATGTAACGGACATCGTTTCAGCATTTGATCATTTAGCTGGATCAGTATCGGAACAAGTCAAGACTAACTGGAGCGATGAAATGCTGACGCACGAAGTTTCAATGTACGGAGAAAAATGGACGTTAGGATTTGTCCTCGAGGTATTAATCCGGCATCAAATACACCATCGTGCACAAATCACGGTTCTCATGCGGCAAGCTGGGTTAAAAGTACCTGGAGTCTATGGACCTTCCAAAGAAGAATTGTCCCAATTTGGCATGCCGGCGATGGAATAA
- a CDS encoding DUF2889 domain-containing protein yields the protein MEINEKNLLSPVKRLVSKRDIGIQAFELENGNLMMEATFLDPYHLIRLNVQINPRTRMIEAAKSEMANHPHSSCPTVTDKAKQLIGLSITRGITKEINRLIGGMEGCVHLRELSLETVNFAATVLIGYDEGFGLMSRDFNILDEKKRYDLSKHLLKNTCHIYKETK from the coding sequence ATGGAAATAAATGAAAAAAATCTCCTGAGCCCGGTCAAACGGCTTGTATCAAAACGTGATATCGGTATTCAAGCATTTGAACTGGAAAACGGCAATCTGATGATGGAAGCAACGTTTCTTGATCCGTATCATCTGATCAGGCTGAACGTACAAATTAATCCCAGAACACGCATGATCGAAGCGGCCAAAAGCGAGATGGCCAATCATCCCCACTCCTCTTGCCCGACCGTCACGGATAAAGCTAAACAATTAATTGGCCTTTCAATAACCCGTGGAATTACGAAAGAAATTAACCGGCTTATCGGTGGTATGGAAGGATGCGTTCACTTACGCGAATTGTCGTTGGAAACGGTAAATTTTGCGGCAACTGTTTTGATCGGTTACGATGAAGGTTTCGGGCTCATGAGCAGAGATTTTAATATACTCGATGAAAAAAAGCGGTATGATCTTTCAAAACATTTATTAAAAAATACGTGCCATATCTATAAAGAGACAAAATAA